One Alligator mississippiensis isolate rAllMis1 chromosome 1, rAllMis1, whole genome shotgun sequence genomic window carries:
- the CLDN14 gene encoding claudin-14, producing the protein MASMAVQLLGFFLNLFGLMGTLIATILPHWWRTAHVGTNIITAVAYVKGLWMECVWHSTGIYQCQVHRSQLVLPHDLQAARAMMVVSCVLSTLGFVVSVIGMKCTRCAKEASVKNSTAVCGGIFFILAGLICLVPISWTTSDVVTDFYNPMLPHGMKYEIGQALYLGFVSASLTILGGALLCTSCQDSENNIPYQPQPQGATGGVPLYRTPTAYKGNHASSLTSASHSGYRLNDYV; encoded by the coding sequence ATGGCAAGCATGGCTGTTCAATTACTTGGCTTCTTCCTCAATCTGTTTGGTCTAATGGGAACATTAATTGCTACTATATTGCCTCACTGGTGGAGAACAGCACATGTGGGCACCAATATTATAACAGCGGTTGCATATGTGAAGGGGCTCTGGATGGAGTGTGTCTGGCATAGCACTGGCATTTATCAGTGCCAGGTCCACCGATCTCAGCTTGTACTACCTCATGACCTCCAAGCTGCCCGTGCCATGATGGTGGTTTCTTGTGTTCTTTCCACCCTGGGATTTGTGGTGTCTGTCATTGGCATGAAGTGCACTCGGTGTGCCAAAGAGGCCTCTGTCAAAAACTCTACTGCAGTCTGCGGAGGAATCTTTTTTATACTGGCTGGTCTTATATGCTTGGTACCCATTTCTTGGACAACCAGTGACGTAGTCACAGATTTTTACAACCCCATGCTTCCACATGGAATGAAGTATGAGATAGGGCAAGCTCTTTACCTTGGCTTTGTCTCTGCATCTTTGACTATACTTGGTGGAGCTCTACTTTGTACATCATGCCAAGACAGTGAGAACAACATCCCTTATCAGCCACAACCACAAGGTGCCACAGGGGGTGTTCCCTTATATAGAACACCAACTGCCTACAAGGGAAACCATGCTTCTTCCCTGACATCTGCTTCACATAGTGGCTACAGATTAAATGACTATGTGTGA